The Hydrogenispora ethanolica genome includes the window ACCGCGTAGTGGAGGCGGAGAACGGCAAACGGGCTTTGGAGCGCTACCAAGAAGAACCCGGGATCGACCTGGTGATTCTGGATGTCATGATGCCGCTCCTGGACGGTTGGACAGTCTGCCGCGAGATCCGCAAACGCTCCAACCGGACGCCGGTAATCATGCTCACCGCCCGCGGCGAAGAATCCGATCAGCTCTTCGGCTTCGATTTGGGCGCGGACGAGTATGTCACCAAGCCTTTCAGCCCCAGCGTCCTGGTGGCCCGGGTCCAGGCATTGCTGCGCCTGGTCGATGATTCGGAAAAGGCCAAAACCGTGCTGGACCGCAACGGGCTGCAGATCCACAAGGACGGCCGTTTTGTAACGGTGGACGGCGCCGGTATCGATCTGAGCCCCAAGGAATATGAGCTCTTATTGTATATCGTGGAAAATGAAGGAGTCGCCCTCAGCCGCGACCAGATTTTGAACGCGGTTTGGGATTATGACTATTTCGGAGACGCCCGGACGGTGGATACCCATATCAAAAAACTCCGCCTGAAACTGGGCGATAAGGGCGATTTCATCCAGACCGTCCGGGGCTTCGGCTACCGCTTTGAGGGAAAAAAAGATGAAAAGCTCGA containing:
- a CDS encoding response regulator transcription factor yields the protein MTNGKTVMIADDEERMRKLVGDFLKKAGYRVVEAENGKRALERYQEEPGIDLVILDVMMPLLDGWTVCREIRKRSNRTPVIMLTARGEESDQLFGFDLGADEYVTKPFSPSVLVARVQALLRLVDDSEKAKTVLDRNGLQIHKDGRFVTVDGAGIDLSPKEYELLLYIVENEGVALSRDQILNAVWDYDYFGDARTVDTHIKKLRLKLGDKGDFIQTVRGFGYRFEGKKDEKLD